TTCTTAGCGGCGGCAGCCTTCTTGGCCGGTTTGGCGGCGCCTGCTGGCTTCTTGGCTGCGGAAGTTTTCGATTCGAGCTTGAACGAACCGGACGCACCCTTGCCCTTGGTCTGGATCAGCGCGCCGGACTCGACGGCGCTCTTCAGGTACTTTCTGATGAAAGGCGCGAGCTTTTCAGCGTCGACCTTGTAAGACGCGGCGATGTACTTCTTAATCGCCTGCAGAGACGAGCCGCTGCGCTCCTTCAGGTCCTTGATGGCCTTGTTGACCATCTCGGAGGTCTTCGGGTGCGTGGGCTTCGCTTTCGGCTTCTTGGCTGCTGCGGATGCCTTCGGCTTCTTCGCGGGGGTGGTGGGCGCGGGCGCGTCGGATGCAACAGCGGTGTCAGCCATTTCGATTGAGTTGATTGAGGTTGAGGTAACACGTAAGTAACAAGTAAGGAGTGTAGTTCGTAAAACGACCGTACGATGTCGCCACTAGCAAAATTTCGAGACACGTATTTCGAGCATTGCCGCACAGACAGACCGCGTGCCTCGAGACGTTTTCCGAGTTGATGTGTTCCAAGTTTTCACTAACCATGGtcgaatgatgatgatttttttaaataaaaaacaatgtcAGTGTACTGTTTTTATACGATATATGTGTAGTGTATACGT
The Plutella xylostella chromosome 24, ilPluXylo3.1, whole genome shotgun sequence DNA segment above includes these coding regions:
- the LOC125490528 gene encoding LOW QUALITY PROTEIN: histone H1B-like (The sequence of the model RefSeq protein was modified relative to this genomic sequence to represent the inferred CDS: deleted 2 bases in 1 codon), translated to MADTAVASDAPAPTTPAKKPKASAAAKKPKAKPTHPKTSEMVNKAIKDLKERSGSSLQAIKKYIAASYKVDAEKLAPFIRKYLKSAVESGALIQTKGKGASGSFKLESKTSAAKKPAGAAKPAKKAAAAKKPAKKAVAASSAAAKKKSASASPSKPKSAAATKDKKAAAAKKKPAAKAKIATPSKAKSAAPKAKKTAKPPTKKPKAPKPKKAAAPKAKPAAKKSSAAGKK